A part of Solicola gregarius genomic DNA contains:
- a CDS encoding DsbA family protein, translated as MGTTPSDRRERAEQMRQDRERGERRRRNLITGGIVGAVVFLVAVAAVAISTSADDDGPDAEASDFPTDAIVYDQESATGESSSDDPVDVVVYEDFQCPHCAAFDIETRDVVTEYVEDGTIRVAYEPLNYLDQAMGGATEYSLRAANAATCVYESGGGTAFHEFAALLFDNQLAEGSAGFTDRQLAAYAKQAGVDDLGSCLSKVPHQQQIEERTRTFATSRVGENGTPTVLVDGERLASNSAEALQSAIEDAA; from the coding sequence TTGGGCACCACACCGTCGGATCGTCGCGAGCGCGCCGAGCAGATGCGTCAGGACCGCGAGCGCGGCGAACGGCGACGCCGCAACCTGATCACCGGCGGGATCGTCGGCGCCGTCGTGTTCCTCGTCGCCGTGGCAGCGGTCGCGATCAGTACCTCTGCCGACGACGACGGCCCGGACGCCGAGGCGAGCGACTTCCCCACGGATGCGATCGTGTACGACCAGGAGTCGGCAACAGGGGAGTCGTCGAGCGACGACCCGGTCGACGTCGTGGTCTACGAAGACTTCCAGTGTCCGCACTGTGCCGCGTTCGACATCGAGACTCGCGACGTCGTGACGGAGTACGTCGAGGACGGCACCATCCGCGTCGCGTACGAGCCGCTCAACTACCTCGACCAGGCGATGGGCGGTGCGACCGAGTACTCGCTGCGGGCTGCGAACGCGGCGACCTGCGTGTACGAGAGCGGGGGCGGCACGGCGTTCCACGAGTTCGCCGCGCTGCTGTTCGACAATCAGCTGGCCGAGGGAAGCGCCGGCTTCACCGATCGGCAGCTGGCCGCGTACGCCAAGCAGGCCGGGGTGGACGATCTCGGGTCCTGCCTGTCGAAGGTGCCCCACCAGCAGCAGATCGAGGAGCGTACCCGCACCTTCGCGACCTCGAGGGTCGGCGAGAACGGTACGCCGACCGTCCTCGTCGACGGCGAACGGTTGGCGAGCAACAGCGCCGAGGCGCTCCAGTCGGCGATCGAGGACGCCGCGTAG
- a CDS encoding DMT family transporter produces the protein MKQHADSTLSVTTVILYASGYPFGALTLGYLSPFLLILLRFALSAILLWAVVAFRRTPMPRAGSLAPCVVAGVLVQGVQFLGLYWGMSHGVSPGIAALVIAMNPVATAIIGRFFLGHREDVWGLVALAAAVAGILLATLPTVLADPAIGIGIVTTLMGLAGLSVGSILQSRIRGGVDPIVFTAIGVTASLPLAAVACLTTDARLEHPLRAGLLLAVVVVVSAVGTTLYAACVRRMGPRTAAILFAVIPALASVFAWAINDDPIAGPTFIALLLGALACTAQARSRRSGGQPRAMSMATDA, from the coding sequence ATGAAGCAGCATGCCGATTCGACCCTGTCCGTCACCACGGTGATCCTGTATGCCTCGGGCTATCCGTTCGGTGCGCTCACGCTCGGGTACCTGAGCCCGTTCCTGCTCATCCTGCTGCGTTTCGCGCTGTCGGCGATCCTGCTGTGGGCGGTGGTGGCGTTCCGGCGTACGCCGATGCCCCGGGCCGGTTCGCTCGCACCCTGCGTCGTTGCCGGGGTCCTCGTACAGGGAGTGCAGTTCCTGGGGCTCTACTGGGGCATGTCGCACGGCGTCAGCCCGGGGATCGCGGCCCTCGTCATCGCGATGAACCCCGTCGCCACCGCGATCATCGGCCGCTTCTTCCTCGGTCATCGGGAGGACGTCTGGGGGCTGGTCGCGCTGGCCGCGGCCGTTGCGGGGATTCTGCTGGCGACCTTGCCCACGGTGCTGGCGGATCCCGCGATCGGCATCGGAATCGTCACCACGTTGATGGGGCTGGCCGGCCTGTCGGTCGGGTCGATCCTGCAGAGCCGGATCCGCGGCGGGGTCGACCCGATCGTGTTCACAGCGATCGGTGTGACCGCGTCACTGCCGCTGGCCGCTGTCGCCTGCCTCACCACGGACGCACGTCTCGAGCACCCGCTGCGGGCCGGTCTCCTGCTCGCCGTCGTCGTGGTCGTCAGCGCCGTCGGGACCACGCTGTACGCCGCGTGTGTTCGTCGCATGGGCCCTCGTACGGCGGCGATCCTGTTCGCGGTCATCCCCGCCCTTGCATCCGTGTTCGCCTGGGCGATCAACGACGATCCGATCGCCGGGCCGACCTTCATCGCACTCCTGCTCGGTGCGCTCGCGTGTACCGCCCAGGCTCGGTCGCGTCGTTCTGGTGGGCAGCCTCGTGCGATGAGCATGGCCACCGACGCTTGA
- a CDS encoding DsbA family protein, giving the protein MSSKNQRPDRRARAEQMRKERERAAKRRRNGITIGIVVVVVALIAVAGFGIYQATEDDAEAGSTPSGATSDGGFVVDQKALTGESSGDAPVDVVLYEDFQCPGCKAFETSTRSIVDQYIKDGTINVEYRPLNFIDGNMGGQTEYSLKSANAAICVYEEAGAKAFYELHTQLFDNQMEEGGPGFTDQQYEDFAGEVGADGVGSCISDMPYGDFVKDTTKAFLKEGYSSTPTILVDGEALKGESEGTLPTPDAFKAAIDKAAQS; this is encoded by the coding sequence TTGAGCAGCAAGAACCAGCGCCCGGACCGCCGCGCCCGCGCCGAGCAGATGCGCAAAGAGCGCGAACGCGCCGCGAAGCGCCGCCGCAACGGCATCACCATCGGCATCGTCGTCGTTGTCGTCGCGCTCATCGCGGTCGCCGGCTTCGGCATCTACCAGGCGACCGAAGACGACGCTGAGGCCGGATCGACCCCGAGTGGCGCGACGAGTGACGGCGGGTTCGTCGTCGACCAGAAGGCGCTTACCGGCGAGTCGTCGGGCGACGCGCCGGTCGACGTCGTCCTGTACGAGGACTTCCAGTGCCCCGGGTGCAAGGCGTTCGAGACGTCGACCCGGTCGATCGTCGACCAGTACATCAAGGACGGCACGATCAACGTCGAGTACCGGCCGCTGAACTTCATCGACGGCAACATGGGCGGCCAGACGGAGTACTCGCTGAAGTCCGCGAACGCCGCCATCTGCGTGTACGAGGAGGCCGGCGCGAAGGCCTTCTACGAACTGCACACGCAGCTGTTCGACAACCAGATGGAAGAGGGCGGCCCGGGCTTCACCGACCAGCAGTACGAGGACTTCGCGGGCGAGGTCGGCGCCGACGGTGTGGGCTCGTGCATCTCCGATATGCCGTACGGGGACTTCGTCAAGGACACCACCAAGGCCTTCCTCAAGGAGGGCTACAGCAGCACGCCGACGATCCTGGTCGACGGCGAGGCGCTCAAGGGAGAGTCCGAGGGCACGCTGCCGACGCCGGACGCG
- the orn gene encoding oligoribonuclease has translation MDDKLVWIDCEMTGLDLVHDALIEVAVLVTDFELNVVGDGIDVIVKPPQAALEQMNDFVTSMHTDSGLLEELDGGMTLADAEDAVLTCVREHVSEPRKAPLAGNSVGTDRAFLVRDMPELEAYLHYRIVDVSSIKELSRRWYPRVYYAAPEKSGNHRALADIQESIEELRYYRSAVFVPQPGPDSETARGLAAEHGGSLRGADQD, from the coding sequence GTGGATGACAAGCTGGTGTGGATCGACTGCGAGATGACCGGCCTCGACCTGGTGCACGACGCCCTGATCGAGGTGGCGGTGCTCGTCACCGACTTCGAGCTGAATGTGGTGGGAGACGGCATCGACGTCATCGTCAAGCCGCCCCAGGCCGCGCTGGAGCAGATGAACGACTTCGTCACGTCGATGCACACCGACTCGGGCCTCCTCGAGGAGCTCGACGGCGGCATGACCCTTGCCGACGCCGAGGACGCCGTGCTCACCTGCGTACGCGAGCACGTGAGCGAGCCGCGCAAGGCACCGCTCGCCGGCAACTCCGTCGGCACCGACCGGGCGTTCCTCGTCCGAGACATGCCCGAGCTCGAGGCGTACCTCCACTACCGGATCGTCGACGTCTCGTCGATCAAGGAGCTCTCGCGCCGCTGGTACCCGCGCGTCTACTACGCCGCGCCGGAGAAGTCGGGCAACCATCGGGCACTCGCCGACATCCAGGAGAGCATCGAGGAACTGCGCTACTACCGGTCGGCGGTGTTCGTACCTCAGCCGGGCCCCGACAGCGAGACGGCACGCGGCCTCGCCGCCGAACACGGTGGGTCCCTGCGCGGCGCCGATCAGGACTGA
- a CDS encoding LysR family transcriptional regulator: MADRTDDDGGVPNLDVTCLRSLVAVASFAGVRRAADSLHLSQAAVSGHIRRLESQLGFAIVTRQGRNIAFTTRGEDVLREAYRLVAAHDDAVDRLAGADDDAIVIASTEQVSEPMLSAVVDVLSAKHPRTPIGLRFHRSARLREFVHEHRADVAIGFGPLGSTTIDVGDVPLTWFAATDKSPDPNDVVAFSAPCVVRDRMLDASGAQRVVTRECIDLTSLLTAVRDGVGVTALPSTSNHGPGIAPVTHLPTLSPVPLTLATGSRIDARTRREIVAALRTAWVGR; the protein is encoded by the coding sequence GTGGCGGATCGGACTGACGACGATGGCGGTGTGCCGAATCTCGATGTGACGTGCCTACGCAGCCTGGTCGCGGTGGCTTCCTTCGCCGGCGTGCGTCGGGCGGCAGATTCCCTGCATCTCTCGCAGGCGGCGGTCAGCGGTCATATCCGTCGCCTCGAGAGCCAGCTCGGTTTCGCGATCGTCACCAGGCAGGGCCGCAACATCGCGTTCACGACGCGAGGCGAGGATGTGCTCCGCGAGGCGTACCGCCTGGTGGCGGCACATGACGACGCGGTCGACCGCCTTGCCGGCGCCGACGACGACGCGATCGTGATCGCTTCGACAGAGCAGGTGTCTGAACCGATGCTGAGCGCCGTCGTCGACGTGCTGTCCGCGAAACATCCCCGAACGCCGATCGGTCTCCGCTTCCACCGCAGCGCACGGTTACGCGAGTTCGTCCACGAGCACAGGGCCGACGTCGCGATCGGGTTCGGCCCTCTCGGTAGCACCACGATCGACGTCGGCGATGTGCCGCTCACGTGGTTCGCCGCTACGGACAAGTCACCGGATCCGAACGACGTCGTCGCGTTCTCCGCTCCGTGCGTCGTACGCGACCGCATGCTCGACGCGAGCGGAGCGCAACGCGTCGTCACCCGGGAGTGCATCGACCTGACGAGCCTGCTCACAGCCGTACGCGACGGCGTCGGTGTCACCGCGCTGCCGAGCACCTCGAACCACGGACCGGGCATCGCGCCGGTCACCCACCTCCCGACGCTGTCGCCCGTGCCGCTCACGCTCGCAACCGGGTCGCGGATCGACGCCCGAACCCGTCGCGAGATCGTCGCCGCGCTCCGGACCGCGTGGGTCGGCAGGTGA